The Microbacterium amylolyticum genome includes the window TCGTAGCGGCCAGAGCGAATATGCGATCAACGGTGAAACGTGTCGCCTGCTCGATGTGCAGGAATTGCTGAGCGACTCCGGACTGGGCCGAGAGATGCACGTCATCGTTGGCCAGGGGCGGCTCGACACGGTACTGCGCGCGACGCCGGAAGAGCGCCGCGGGTTCATCGAAGAAGCTGCCGGAATCTTGAAGCACCGTCGCCGCAAGGAAAAGACCGTGCGCAAGCTCGACGCGATGGAGCAGAATCTTGCACGGTTGAGCGACCTCGCGGGGGAGGTGCGGCGGCAACTGAAGCCGCTCGGACGTCAGGCCGAGATTGCCCGCCAGGCTCAGACGATTGCCGCGGTTGTTCGCGATGCGAAGTCGCGCATTTACGCCGATGACGTCCTGCAGCTGAAGGCCGCTCTGGAAGAGTTCGCGCGCGGTGAGCGCGAACGTCACACGGAACGGATCGCGCTTGAAGATCAGGTGGCGACCGTGCGAGCGCGCATCGCGCATCTGGAGCGCTCGCAGACCGCGCGTGCCGTGGACGAGGCTCAGAGAGTGCTTTTCGGCCTGGAACAGGCGCAGGAGCGTATCCGCGGCCTCTTCACGCTCGCGAATCAACGCCTGAGCCTGCTCGGCGCCGACGCGGACGATCATCAGGCCGTTGTGACGGTGTCGCAGCAGGCAATCGACGCCGCTCGTGAAGAGGTCACGCGCCTCAAAGATGGGATCGGCGATGCGCAGGACGCGGCGCAAGCGGCCTCACGCGCCGTCGGCAGCGTTCGCACTGATCTTGACGCTCTTGATGCCGAGATCGCCAGGCAGAGTGCGCTGGTGTCCGAGCACGACATGAAGCTCAACACGCTTCGCGGCTCGGCAGAAGCGGCTCAGCAAACCCTTGACGCGGTGCGAGGTGCCGTTGTCCGCCAGCAGCAGGCGCTCGATGCCGCGAATGATCGTCGTGCGCAGGCGGAGGCCGACGTTTCCGCTCTCGAGGCTGCCGAAGCGTCAGAAGAACGCGCCGCCCATCATCAGAGTGACTATGAACGGGCACAGCGCGACGTGTCCGCGGCGGAGAAGGCGCTCGAAGAGGTGCGCGGCGCGCATCGCGAGGCCGAGCGCGAGGCGGATGCGCTCACCGCCAAGGTCGCGGCGCTCGGCTCGGCCCTCGACGTGACGAACGCGGCGGGATCGATCATTGCCCGGGACGACGACGGCGTCATGGGATTGGTCAGCGAATCGGTCCAGGTGCGAGCCGGCTTTGAACAGGCGATCGAAGCAGTGCTCGGGCCACTCGCGGAGGGCGTGCTCGTGGCTCGTCGCGATGATGCCTATCGTCTGGCGGCAACAACCGGTGACGCCGGCGCCGTTGACGTTGTGATTGCCGAGGCCGAACAGGGTGATGCGGTTCCCGCCGTGTCCGGCGCCGATCGCGCAATCGATGTTGTCAGCGCGCCCTCCGGAATCAAGGGCGTGCTCGCGTCCGTTCTCATCGTGTCGGAGCTCGCCGATGCGCCCGCCATCTTCGACGGCCTTCCCGAGGGCTGGCGCTCGAGCGCGATCGTCGTGACCCGCAACGGTGAGGTGGCGACCCTGCGCACCGTGCGGGCAGGTTCCGGCGGAGGAACGTCTCGCTTGGCGCTCCAGGCAGAGCGGGACGATGCCGCCGCCCTCCTCGAGCAGGTCAGTGGTGAGGTCGAGAGGCTCGCACAGGAGCGACAGATGTGCCAACGGCGCGTGCAGGAGACACGCGCCGTCCAGCGCAACGCGCTCGAAGCTCTTCGCGGACATGATGCACGGCTGGCGCAAGAAGCCGAGCGCGTGAACCGCGTCACCGTGCGCCACGAAGCAGCAGTTGCCGAGTGCGAACGGCTGAGCAACGATCTCGTTCGTGCGCAGGAAGCCGTCACCGATTCTGAGGCCCGCGCTACGCGCGCAGCGGCCGAACTTGCTGCGATGCAGCAGCTGCCGCGGCCGAGCTTGGACGTCTCCGCACGCGAGGGTCTGCAGGAGGCGCTCGAAAAAGCTCGTGAAGACGAGATGGCGGCGCGGCTGGACGTTGAGACCACGCGCGAGCGGGTGCGTGCGGCCGAGGCGCACGCGGCCGGACTCGAAAACCAGCGCGAACGCGAACAGCGTGCCGCGGAACAGGCAGCGCGTCGCGCCGTGCTTCGGCAGCGGCAACGCGATATCGCCGAGGGCGTCGCAGAACAGCTTCCGGCTATCCTTGATTCGGTAGATCGTTCCGTTTCTCAGGCTCGGATCGCGCTATCCGAGGCGGAGAAGACGCGTAGCTCGGTATCACAGGAGCTTCGCGGCCTGCGCGACCAGGAGACGACGATTCGCGAGCGGCTCGCCGGTATTACCCAGGCCGTACACGGTGTGGAATTGCAGGTGCACGAGAAGAAGCTGCACCTTGTCAGCATCACCGAACGCGTTCAGTCGGAGCTGGGGATCAGCGAAGATATTCTGCTGGCGGAATATGGTCCGGATCAGCCCGTTCCTCTTGATGACGTGCTCGCAGAGCAGACGCGAGATGATGACGAGCTCGACGGCGAGCCGGAGAGCGTTCCCTATGTTCGCGCGGAACAGGAAAAGCGCCTACGTACCGCCGAACGCAAGCTCAGCCAACTGGGCCGAGTGAACCCGCTCGCGCTGGAGGAATTCGCCGCACTCGAACAGCGCCACAGCTTCCTCACCGAGCAGCTGGATGATCTGGTGCGCACCCGCAAAGACCTGCAGTCGATCATCGGAGATCTTGACGAGCGGATGCAGCGAATCTTTGCCGACGCTTTCGAAGACACGAAGCAGGCGTTCGGCGAGATCTTTCCGATTCTGTTCCCTGGAGGGGCTGGTTCGATTTCGCTGACGAACCCCGACGACATGCTCACAACGGGTATTGAAGTGTCCGTTCGACCCGTCGGAAAGAAAATCGAACGGTTGTCATTGCTGTCGGGTGGTGAGCGTTCTCTCGCGGCCGTCGCCTTGTTGACGGCAATCTTCCAGGCCAGGCCCAGTCCCTTTTACATCCTTGACGAGGTCGAGGCTGCGCTCGACGATGCAAACCTCGGCCGGCTGCTCGGCGTCTTCGAGAAGCTACGGGAGAACAGCCAGTTGTTGGTGATCACTCACCAGAAGCGCACGATGGAGATCGCGGATGCGCTGTACGGCGTTTCGATGCGACAAGACGGAGTGTCGGCCGTGGTCGGTCAGCGCATTGTCGAGCGGTCTGCGTCGTGACCCTCGCCGAAGCCTACGATGCTGTTGCGCCCACGCTGAGACGGTGGCCAGACGTCGAGGCGCACGATCTGGTGGCCGCTGATCAGAGTGATCGACTGATTCTTCGTGAAGCGGAACCGTTCGCGGTTGATACCCGCGACATCGTCGTGATCGGCGATCGCTACGGAGCGCTGACGCTCTCTCTCCTTGCGGCGCTGCCCGATGTGCGCGTGCGTTTGCATCAGGACCTGATCACGGGGGAGCGGGCGCTTGTTCGCAACGCGGAGGTGCTTGGCGCGGATCCGGCGAGGATCACCTGGCACGATCTCGATGACACGCTTGTTCGCGATGCCACGCTCGTTCTACTGGTGCTTCCGCGCGGGCTCGACGCACTCGATGAAATCTCGGCTGTTATCGCCGCGTCAGCACGCGATGACGTGCGCGTTGTTGCGGGCGGCCGCGTGAAGCACATGACGCCATCGATGAACGAGACGCTGGCCGCCCACTTCACCGCCGTGCACGCGAGCAGGGGCGCGTCGAAATCGCGCGTGCTGCATGCGTCGCGGCCAACGCGACCGGCGTCGGAGCGGACGTGGCCGCGCACTCGCCGGCATGATGACGTGGGGCTCACTCTCGTCGCTCACGGGGCCGCCTTCGCCGGAACATCCCTCGATATCGGCACACGCTTTCTTCTCGAGCACCTCGGCCAGATCCCGCACACCCGCGACGCGATCGACCTGGGGTGCGGAACGGGCGCGCTTGCCGCGGCCTATGCGCTGGCCCGCCCCGGCACGCGGGTGATCGCTTCCGATCGCTCGGCGGCAGCCGTTGCCTCCGCGCGAGAAACGATGACGGCGAACGGTGTCGACGATCGCGTGACCGTGGTTCGTGACGATGGTCTCGCGCAGCAGCCCGACGCCTCCGCTGACCTCGTCCTGCTGAACCCACCGTTTCACTCGGGAGCAGCCGTGACGGATGCGATCGCACCGCGGCTCTTCGCCGACGCCGCCCGCGTTTTACGCCCCGGAGGTGAGCTGTGGACGGTGTGGAACAGCCACCTGCGCTACCGCCCTCAGCTCGAAAGCATCGTCGGGCCCACCCGGCAGATCGCGCGCAATCGCACCTTCACGATCACGGCGACGACGGGCCGGTAGATGTGCCGCGCGAGGCAGATTCGCGGGTGTGGCTTCGCTTGTGGATAACTTCAACGTCCCGGCGTGATTTCGTCTACGGTTCTGGGCATGCGCAAAATCCTCGTCGCGTCTTCCAGCCTTGTGCTCGCATCAGCCCTGCTCGCATCGTGCGCGAGCGAAGAGCCGCAGAACGATGCGCCGGTGGAGTGGACCGAGGAAAGTGCCTTTGCCGCGGCAGAGGAAACCTATCGCGCGTTCATCGAGGCGACGATGCCATACGGCGATGAGTTGGCGCTCGAATATCTCGCTGGGGACTTTCGAGCTCGAGAAGCACAAGCAATGCAGGAATACCGCGAGCGTGGGATTGAGCTTTCAGGAGAATCCATCGTGACGTCGTTTGACGGGGTAGATTTCTCGCTAATTGGTGGTTCAGCATCAGTCACCGCGCATGCATGTCACGATGACTCTGATACGTGGATCAAGCTTCCAGACGGCGAACCGGAGAGCGCGCGCGAGGAACCCTTGTACCAGGCGGAGATCGAGTTTGTTTCCGTCGATGGCGAACTCCGGATTACGAGCATGACGGAGCGGGCTGAACCGAAATGTTAGGTGAGTTCGTGCTAGCTGTGAGCCTCGTAGCTGCTGATTTCACAGAGACGGCTGGAGATCATCGCAGCTCTTCCTGCTCCCGACTTGAGGTCGCGACCGGGAGATGCGACGCGGGTGGTGGCCCGGAGATCGTCATTGGTGACGAGCGGGAGGGTGGTGGCCCGCCCGTCGCCCCCGCGCCGGGCCCGAACCCGGGCGCGATCCCTGCCCCGCCTGCGGTTCCCGGACCGTTGCTGCCCGGAGTCCCTGGCGTTCCAGGGGAGCAGGAAGACGACGGGCCGACGGACGTGTGCGCAACGCCTGAGCTGTGGCGTCCGCCGTGTTTGCCGCTCGATCCGGCTGAGCCGGCTCCCGTTCCCGCCCCGGTCGAGGAAGCAGCTCCGCCGCCCATCCCTCCCGTCATCACGGAGACGGACGTGGCGGTGTTTGCTCCGGTGCCCGTTGTTCCCGTCATCGAACCGCACGGTGTTGCCGTGCGCGGAGCACCGATGAACGTCGCTGTTCCCGTTCACGCGCACTCTGTGACGGGGTCGCTGTTTGGCGCTCCGGTCACGCTCACCTTCACGCCGGAATCGATCTGGCTCGACTACGGCGATGGGACAACGGGTTTCGCTGGCGCGACGGCGCCGACATGGGACGAGCTGGGCCAGGAACAGCTGACGGCCACGTCAACGAGCCATGCGTACCGCGAGGCCAGAACCTTCGAGGTGTCGGTGACGGTGGCGTACTCCGCGATCGCCGATTTCGGCCCGTGGGGTGTGTTTCCGATTGCCGGTGAGGTAGTTTCGAGCCCGGCCGCAGTCGACGTGCGGGTGTATGAGGTCGAAGCGCTGCTCGTCGAGCGAACGTGTGTGGAAGACCCAGCCGGTCCCGGTTGCTAAACGCAGCGGTCCGCTTCTGAGGCGTTACTTGACGGGCCAGGAGCCGTTGACGGACTCGCCCGGCTGCATCCGGCCCACCTTCACGAGGTATTCCGTGAGGCTTGTGGCCTGTTCCTTCGCCCAAATGATCTGTAGCGCGTGAAGCTCCGCGGCAGAGTCCGGGAGATCCTTCGAATAACGTCCGGCGATCGCCAAAGCAACGCGACCCGCAGCAATCGCGTCGGCCGACGCCTCGTGTGCGTCCTCGAGCGGCACGCCGTAGTGGGCGGCAACGAGATCCAGAGTGCGCTTGCCGCGGCGAAAGCGATCGTGTTGCTTGTCCACCACGAGCGGGTCAAAGACGGGCATCGGGCGCTCGATCGGAGTGATGTCGTGGCGAATCGCCTCGTTCTTCAGCACCGAAAAATCGAACGATGCGTTGTACGCGACGACGGGGATACCGCATTCGAGGAGTGCGCGAAGGGCATCGACGATCTCGGTGACGACGTCTGCGGCCGGGCGCCCCTCCGTACGCGCGCGCTCCGTGGAGATACCGTGAACGGCCGAGGCAGCCTCGGGGATATCAATGCCGGGGTCGGCCAGCCAGGAGCGCTCGTCGATGACGTTTCCGTGCTCGTCGAGAACGCCGACGTACGCCGTGACGATGCGATCGCGAACAACGTCGATTCCGGTGGTTTCGAGGTCGAACACCGCCACTCGGCTGAGCGGCTGACCCGCGACCGGCGCATACTGCGCGATGATTTCGTCGAAAGCCATGGGGGACTCCTCGGGAGGCAGAGGGGGAGAGTCGAGGGCGTTGAGGGAATCGGAATCGAACAGCACCGCAGCACCGCTGAGCTGCAGCTCTTGCGGGGAGGTGCTCCGAGTGCGAGCCGCGCGGGGTGCCCGTGGCGTCCACGTTGTCTTCTCGCCGGGATGTCCGATTTCATCCATCCCGAAGAGCGGCGGTGGATCCGGCCACGACGTCCTCATACTCTGACGGTATTCGCCTTCCCTGACATTCGACGTCTGCCACACCGGGGTCTCGGGCGGAAGCGCCGCGCCGCGCCATTAGACTCGCCTGGTGCCAGTGCCTTCTCCGTACGCCCAGCAACTCGCGGCGATTCCGGTGTCTCGTCGCGTTGTGACTGTCGCCGGATCCGACACGGTGTTTTGGGAGTACGGGCCGGCCGACGCGCCGCTGACGATTCTCGCCGTTCACGGTTTTCGTGGAGACCATCATGGCCTTGAACCGATCGTCGCCCACATGCCCGACGTCCGATGGATCATGCCTGATCTTCCGGGGTTCGGCGAAACCGGTCGCTTGAATCGGCCGCATGACCTTGCCGCCTTCACCGCGTGGCTTCGGGAGTTCGCCGCGAGTGTCGCGCCGGGCGCTGTGATCCTCGGTCACTCGTTCGGATCGATTGTCGTAGCGGCCGCGGTGGTCGAGGGCCTTCCGACGCCGCGAGTTGTGCTGGTCAATCCCATCGGCGCCCCGGCATTGCAGGGGCCGCGGGCGGTTCTGACGCGGTTGGCGCAGTTCTATTACTGGGCGTCGGCGAATCTTCCCCCGCGGATCGGCACCTGGTTGCTGCGTTCGCGCCTCATCGTCCGGGTGATGAGCGTGGCGATGGCAAAGACGCGTGACGCCGGGCTGCGCCGCTGGATCCACAATCAGCACGATCGCTTTTTCTCGGGATTCGCCGACAGGGCATCCCTGCACGAGGCGTTTGTGACGAGCGTCTCGCATGATGTGCGCGCGTATGCGCCCGAGATGCCGCAGCCGACCATGTTAGTGGCCGCCGTGCGCGACGACATCACGCCCATTGCTGCGGAGCGCCGGCTTGCCACGATGTTTCCCGACGCGACGCTTGTCGAGATCGACGATGTGGGGCACCTGATCCACTACGAAAAGCCTGCCGAAGCTGCGGCCGCGATTCGCGACTTTCTCGCGTAGACGCCGCTGTTAGCGGCGGTTCTCGCGTCGAGCGAGTTCCATCAGCCCGGAGACACGGTAGGAAATCGCTTCGCTCATCACGAGCTGCGTCTCGGTGCGGTCGACGCCTGAGACGCTCAGAATCCGAGCGTCAACGTCGAACAGGTGTCGTGCGTCGCGGCACGCTACGAGAGCAAGAAGATCGACCTGGCCGGAGACACCGTGCACCTGCACGACCTCGGGAACGCGCCGGAGTTCCTCGGTGATCTGCGGCAGCGACGCCTGGTCCACGCCGATCGACACGAATGCCTGCAGAGGGAAGCCAAGGGCGGTCGGCGAAATCGATCGCTCGAACGACTGGAAAACCCCCGCCTTATCAAGTCGGGACATCCGAGCCTGCACCGTGTTGCGCGAGAGGCGCAGCCGTTCAGCCAGCGCGACGACCGTAACGCGCGGATCGTCGCTGAGTGCGGCAATCAGCTCGAGGTCGACTTGATCGAGGGAGGTCATAATGCAAAATCCTACCAGGGCGCGGGGATACCGCCGATCAATGTGATCAGCCTGTGTTGCGCACACTGCGCGATACGACCCTGCTGCTCGAAGGAGGTGACCTACCCCACGAGCGCGGCGAGCGCGTCGACGTCCATGCCGTAGTCGATCCGTACCCGCGGCAGGGCCAACTTGTCTGCTCCGGCGTACACGCGGCCCGGTTCGATTGTCAGACCCAATTCGAATCCGGCGAGGCGCATGCCTTCTTTCGTACGCTCGTCGTAGTGGCCGAACGGATACGCGACAACCTCTTTCGCCCCGAGGATGGCGGCGGAGGTCTCGAGATCGGCAGCGATCTCTTCCGGCGACCAATTGACCATTCTGCCCTCGCCGTTTGCGCCCGCTTCGTGCATGTCATGCGTGTGCGATCGCTGCAGAACGTAGGGCGAAGGTGTGGGCTCATCGCGCCACTTCGTGATGACGAAACTCGTTGAGAGGATCTCGTACCTGTTCACGATCGGAACGGCGAGGTCGAACCAGCTCGCGTGCGCGTCATCATCGGTGACGATCACAGATTCCGGAGGCAGGTAGAGAGCCCCGTCGATGAAGGCGTCGAGCTCTTCCCAGCTGGGGAGGTAGAAGTCGTTCTCCGCCAGGTATCGCATGTGATCGTCGACGTCTCCGGCGTACGCCCAGTTCAGGCGTAACGGATCGTCGATGCCCTCGGGCTGATCCGTGAATTGGTGATACATCAAAACGGGCACTCCCACCGCGGCATCGGTCACTTCGTCGCTGCTGAGCCATGCGCCATGGAGGGTGAGCGCGCCGTCCTCGCACGCGACTCGCGTCGCGAGACCGACGCGCTGTGACCTGTCGAGTCCTTCTGCCGCCAGTTCGGTCTGGTACCAGCCGGCGAACACGACGTCGTCGCGAACAGGCTGGGGGAGGGGCGAAAACAGTGCGCCGTTTTCGTGTGTCGTGGTCTGATCGGTGATGCCCTCAGCAGACAGCGTGACGGAACACGCGCCGGCATCCTGTGGTTCGTCCGGCGCAGGGGTTTCGTTCGACGTCGGAGTCGGGGAAGGCACTGCGGATGTCGGATCGTGTCCGACCGGCGCATCTGTCGACGTTGCCGATCCGCGCCAGACGAGCACGACGATGACGACGACGATCGCGACGAGCGCTACGGTGATCGTGCGCAGCAGACGGCGGCGGCGCTGCCGAGTGACGCGCTGAGATCGGCTCATCATGCGGGTGCCCCGTGGTGCGGCCGGACGGCCCTAGACGCCGACGTACGACAGCACGCGGAACTCGGAGCCGGTGACCTCGATGATCTGCTGGGACCCGTTTTCGATTCGTTCATTCGGCAACGGATACCGGCCGTCCGAAGCGTGCTCGAGAACGCGCCGAATCAGCCCGCCGTGCGCCACAGCGATCACGTGCTCGTCTTCTGGACCGCCTGCGGCAATGTCAATCAGTGTCTGGACCGCACGGGCGAGAACCTCATCGTCCGTTTCGGCGCCGGGAACAACCTTGCCGCCGGCGTAGGTTTCCCAGTACGTTGACACGTCCATGCCCTCCGCCTCGCCATAACAGCGTTCCATGAGCCCATCGAACAGGGCGGGCTCTCCGAGGCCGAGGCTCTGTCCGATAATCTCGGCGGTTTCCTTCGCCCTGAGCAGGGGGCTCGCGGTGATCCGGGTGTACTCGCCTCCGCGGAGGGCTTCTGCGGCGGCCGCCGCCTGTGCGCGACCCGTTTCGTTGAGGGGAATGTCGCTACGCCCCTGTACCCGTCGGGCGCGGTTCCATTCGGTCTGGCCATGGCGGAGCAGAGCAATCACAGTCACGCGACGAGCCTAGCGTTATGAGAGGGGCGGAAGCTCCTCGGCCAGGGCGGCGAGAACCTCGCTGGTTCCGCCCTCCACCTTTACCGTCGCCCGCTGATCGCCCTTCGTCGTCCCACGATTGATGACGACAATCGGAAGTCGGCGCCGTCGTGCACGTTCGACGAGGCGAATGCCGCTGTTAACGACGAGGGAGGAACCCGCGATCACGAGGGCATCGGCCGCCAGAACAACCTGCTCCGCTTCACGGAAGCGCTCGGTGGGAATGTACTCGCCGAAGAACACCACCTCGGGTTTGAGGAGCCCGCCGCAGACCGTGCAATCGGGAATACGAAAATCGAGGTCGGCGTCGGGCGCAACATCGCCGTCCGGCCCCAGCGGAACATTCTCGGGGACCGTGATCCACGGATTCTCGCGCTCGATGCGTGAACCGATATCGCGCCGATCGAACACCTGCCCGCACTCGGTGCAGAGAACGCGGCGCATGGTTCCGTGGAGCTCAACCACGCGGTTCGACCCAGCCCGCAGGTGGAGGCCATCGACGTTCTGCGTCACCACACCCGTCGTATGCCCCGTGCGCTCCAGGCGGGCGAGCGAGGTGTGGCCGGCGTTCGGCTGAGCGGCCGAGAATGCCTGCCAGCCGAAGTGCGAACCCACCCAGTAGCGGGTGCGCGCGGCCGGATCCGCCAAGAACATCTGTGCGGTCATGGGGGAGCGCCGAGGCGCCCCCTCGCCCCGATAGTCGGGAATGCCGGAATCGGTGGAGACACCAGCACCCGTCAGCACCGCAAGCCGACGACCGGACAGAGCTTCGACCGCGCGGTCGATCTGTCGGCGCACCTGGGTGTCGGATGTCTCGGCGAACGTCACGCGACCGATCTTACGGCCGAGCGTGTGCTCCGGATTCTCTTCGGAGGACGCTGCGAGAGGATGGGGCCATGCAGCGTGTGCACATCGACGATCCCGCGGACCCGCAACTGGCCGATTACCGCAACCTCACCGACGTCGCCCTGCGCCGTGTTCTAGAGCCCCAGGGGGGGCTGTACATGGCTGAATCCGCCAAGGTGCTCGGCCGCGCGATTGCGGCGGGGCATGCGCCGAGATCCGTTCTGACGGCGGAGAAATGGCTTGACGACGTCGAGGAGCTGGTCGGCGACAGCGACATTCCGGTTTTCGTCGTGCCGGACGCGGTGGCCGAACAGGTCACCGGATACACCGTGCACCGCGGCATTCTTGCGGCGATGCACCGCCCGGCGCTTCCCTCCGTTGCCGAGGTGCTGCGTGACGCGCGAACCGTGCTCGTTCTGGAGGACATCGTCGACCACACCAACGTTGGCGCGGCCTTTCGCGGAGCCGCGGGCCTGGGAGCTGATGCTGTTCTTGTGACGCCGCGCTGCGCCGATCCGCTGTACCGGCGCAGTGTGCGCGTGTCGATGGGAACGGTTTTTCAGGTGCCGTGGACGCGACTTCCCGAATGGCGCACAAAAGGCGGCGACGGGGCCGCAGAGGTTCTGCATGCGTCAGGGTTTCACATTGCCGCGATGGCGCTGGCGGAGGACGCGGTTCCCCTCGATCGCTTCGCGGCCGAGCGCCCGGAGCGGGTGGCGTTTGCAATGGGCTCCGAAGGGCCGGGCCTCAGCCGCTGGGCGCAGGAATCCGCCGACACGAAGGTGATCATCCCGATGGCGGGAGGCGTTGATTCTCTCAACGTGGCCTCCGCGTCTGCGGTTGCGCTGTGGGCGCTTCAGCACCCACCGGCCTGAGTGGATCAGACTCCGCTATCGCCGCCGATGACCGGCACGACATCGGGACGCTTCGGAAGAACGCCATCGCCGGATGACTGATGGCGCAGGCGCCGAAGCACCCACGGGACCAGGTGAGTGCGCGCCCACACGAGATCATCGCCGCGGGCCGCGCGCCATGTCCGCTGCGGGGTGGGATCGGGCCGCATCGGCTGAAGGCCGTTGGGCACGTTGAGCGCGCGGAGGACCATCCGTGCGACCTCGTGGTGTCCCAGCGTGTTCAGATGCAGGCGGTCGGTTGCCCAGAAACGCGGATCCTGGATCTCCTTCAGCGCCCACAGATCGGCAACGATCGCATCGTGTTTATCGGCGATCGCTCGGACGTTCTCGTTGTAGATCGCAATCTTGCCGCGGAACGGGCGGAACACCGGGTTCCAGGCAACGTCGAAGCCCGTGAATACGACGACGGCGGCGCCATCGGCGCTCAAACGGGTGACGGTTTCATCGAAAAGTGTGGCGATCTCGTCGGGGTCGGTTCCGGGCCGGATGACGTCATTGCCCCCAGCCCCGAGAGTCACCAGATCGGGCTTGAGAGACACAGCGGCCTCGATCTGCTCGTCGTGAATCTGCCGGATCAGCTTTCCCCGCACCGCGAGGTTGGCATAGGCGAAGCCGTCCACCTGCGATGCCAGCACCTCGGCGACGCGATCGGCCCAGCCGCGGTGTCCCCCCGGTGATGACTCTTCCGGGTCTCCTAGCCCCTCCGTGAAGGAATCGCCAACGGATACCATCCGTCGCCAGGGGTGAGCATCATCGTTCGGGACGAAGGGTGTGCGTGCCTCGGTCGAGTTCATCGGTCCTCCAGATGTTCCGCCCTCGGAATATATCTCGTGATACCGAGTGCGTCCACCGCCTGAGAGTCACACCGGAGCGATGTCGGGGGACGCGACTATCGTGGTCCCTCGTGGTTCTGAGTCCGTCGTATCCGCAGAGGGCCCCGAGGGGTACCGCTGGTCGACTGCGCGCGTGGCAGCAGGAAGCACTCGATAGGTTCTTCGATGCCGACCAGAAGAACTTCCTCGTTGCGGCGACCCCCGGCGCAGGAAAAACCACGTACGCGCTCACGGTGGCCCGTGAACTGCGCGATCGTGGTGAGATCGACCGAATCGTCGTTGTCTGCCCCACGGAGCACCTCAAAACGCAGTGGGCCGATGCCGCGAGCCGCGTCTCGATCCGCCTCGACCCCGATTTCAAAAACAGCCTTCCCGTGCTGTCGCGGCACTATCACGGCGCCGTTGTCACCTACGCGCAGATCGCGGTCAAATCTGAGGTGCACAGGAGGCTCGTCGAACAGGCCCGCACGCTCGTGATCCTGGACGAGGTGCACCACGGTGGTGATGCCCTCAGCTGGGGCGACGCGATCCGTGATGCCTATGCCCCCGCCAAACGCCGCCTCCTGCTGAGTGGAACGCCATTCCGCAGCGACGATGCCCCCATCCCCTTCGTGGAATACACACCCGATGAAAAGGGCGCGCGCACATCGATCACCGACTACAGCTACGGCTACGACCGCGCCCTCGCTGACGGCGTTGTCCGGCCTGTTCTCTTCCACGTCTACACAGGGCACATGAAGTGGCGCACCCGCATGGGGGACGAACTCGAAGCGAATCTCGGCCAAGACAACACGAAGGACATCACCAGCCAGGCGTGGCGAACGGCTCTCGAC containing:
- a CDS encoding polysaccharide deacetylase family protein; this translates as MMSRSQRVTRQRRRRLLRTITVALVAIVVVIVVLVWRGSATSTDAPVGHDPTSAVPSPTPTSNETPAPDEPQDAGACSVTLSAEGITDQTTTHENGALFSPLPQPVRDDVVFAGWYQTELAAEGLDRSQRVGLATRVACEDGALTLHGAWLSSDEVTDAAVGVPVLMYHQFTDQPEGIDDPLRLNWAYAGDVDDHMRYLAENDFYLPSWEELDAFIDGALYLPPESVIVTDDDAHASWFDLAVPIVNRYEILSTSFVITKWRDEPTPSPYVLQRSHTHDMHEAGANGEGRMVNWSPEEIAADLETSAAILGAKEVVAYPFGHYDERTKEGMRLAGFELGLTIEPGRVYAGADKLALPRVRIDYGMDVDALAALVG
- a CDS encoding histidine phosphatase family protein, yielding MTVIALLRHGQTEWNRARRVQGRSDIPLNETGRAQAAAAAEALRGGEYTRITASPLLRAKETAEIIGQSLGLGEPALFDGLMERCYGEAEGMDVSTYWETYAGGKVVPGAETDDEVLARAVQTLIDIAAGGPEDEHVIAVAHGGLIRRVLEHASDGRYPLPNERIENGSQQIIEVTGSEFRVLSYVGV
- a CDS encoding Sir2 family NAD-dependent protein deacetylase; the protein is MTFAETSDTQVRRQIDRAVEALSGRRLAVLTGAGVSTDSGIPDYRGEGAPRRSPMTAQMFLADPAARTRYWVGSHFGWQAFSAAQPNAGHTSLARLERTGHTTGVVTQNVDGLHLRAGSNRVVELHGTMRRVLCTECGQVFDRRDIGSRIERENPWITVPENVPLGPDGDVAPDADLDFRIPDCTVCGGLLKPEVVFFGEYIPTERFREAEQVVLAADALVIAGSSLVVNSGIRLVERARRRRLPIVVINRGTTKGDQRATVKVEGGTSEVLAALAEELPPLS
- a CDS encoding TrmH family RNA methyltransferase, producing MQRVHIDDPADPQLADYRNLTDVALRRVLEPQGGLYMAESAKVLGRAIAAGHAPRSVLTAEKWLDDVEELVGDSDIPVFVVPDAVAEQVTGYTVHRGILAAMHRPALPSVAEVLRDARTVLVLEDIVDHTNVGAAFRGAAGLGADAVLVTPRCADPLYRRSVRVSMGTVFQVPWTRLPEWRTKGGDGAAEVLHASGFHIAAMALAEDAVPLDRFAAERPERVAFAMGSEGPGLSRWAQESADTKVIIPMAGGVDSLNVASASAVALWALQHPPA
- a CDS encoding SGNH/GDSL hydrolase family protein, with translation MNSTEARTPFVPNDDAHPWRRMVSVGDSFTEGLGDPEESSPGGHRGWADRVAEVLASQVDGFAYANLAVRGKLIRQIHDEQIEAAVSLKPDLVTLGAGGNDVIRPGTDPDEIATLFDETVTRLSADGAAVVVFTGFDVAWNPVFRPFRGKIAIYNENVRAIADKHDAIVADLWALKEIQDPRFWATDRLHLNTLGHHEVARMVLRALNVPNGLQPMRPDPTPQRTWRAARGDDLVWARTHLVPWVLRRLRHQSSGDGVLPKRPDVVPVIGGDSGV